CACGGGTCCACGACGCAGCTGCGGCCGACGAAGCCGATGCCGGACGCGGGCTCCTGGCCGAACTGCCCGGACGCCACGACGAATACCTGATTCTCACAGGCCCGGGCTCGCAGGAAGAATTCCCAGTGGTCGAAGCGCGGCGAGAGGAAGGCCGAGCAGCACACGAGGATCTGGGCGCCCT
This genomic window from Candidatus Methylomirabilota bacterium contains:
- a CDS encoding nitrilase-related carbon-nitrogen hydrolase: GAQILVCCSAFLSPRFDHWEFFLRARACENQVFVVASGQFGQEPASGIGFVGRSCVVDPWGVIVAMAPDRECVTVTTIDLALIEEVRYKYPLMLQRRPELYGPITRQF